In the genome of Thermodesulfovibrionales bacterium, one region contains:
- the aat gene encoding leucyl/phenylalanyl-tRNA--protein transferase, which yields MTVFQLCNELIFPPPEFSERDGLLAIGGDLRVERLLLAYSKGIFPWYSDNWPILWWSPDPRLILIPEELRVSRSLKQTIRKGFFTATMDRAFEEVIWNCSDVHRKEDDGTWITDDMADAYVALHHAGYAHSIESWHDGKLAGGLYGVSLGSAFFGESMFTKISDASKVAFTRLVRQLKAWNFTLIDCQVTTRHLTSFGARQVLRSRFLAMLTDALQTPTRKGKWDFSL from the coding sequence ATGACTGTCTTTCAATTGTGCAACGAGCTTATCTTCCCGCCGCCTGAATTCTCAGAAAGGGACGGCCTCCTCGCCATTGGCGGCGATCTCAGAGTCGAACGCCTCCTCCTTGCCTACTCAAAGGGCATCTTCCCGTGGTACTCCGATAATTGGCCTATTCTCTGGTGGTCTCCAGACCCCCGTCTTATCCTGATCCCTGAGGAGTTGAGAGTGTCACGGAGTCTGAAACAGACGATCCGGAAGGGCTTTTTCACGGCGACCATGGATCGGGCCTTTGAGGAGGTGATCTGGAATTGCTCGGATGTGCACAGGAAGGAAGACGACGGGACCTGGATTACCGATGACATGGCCGATGCCTATGTAGCCCTCCACCATGCGGGGTACGCCCATTCCATCGAAAGCTGGCATGACGGCAAACTGGCGGGAGGTCTCTACGGCGTCTCCCTTGGCAGCGCCTTTTTCGGAGAATCCATGTTTACAAAGATCTCAGACGCCTCAAAGGTCGCCTTCACAAGACTTGTGCGGCAATTGAAGGCCTGGAACTTTACGCTCATCGACTGCCAGGTGACCACAAGGCATCTCACGAGCTTCGGGGCCCGTCAGGTCTTGCGGAGCAGATTTCTCGCAATGCTGACTGATGCCCTACAAACCCCGACGAGAAAGGGGAAGTGGGATTTCAGTCTGTGA
- a CDS encoding phospholipase D-like domain-containing protein codes for MGFQSVTLAFDRRSIESISDNTFVPGNSVTLLHKTRDSFNAIFDAIREARDVICLQFYIFRNDETGTEVADLLKEKAKAGVRVYLLYDHFGSFGTPASFWKGLEKAGISIRASRPFKWSSPFHYVQRDHRKLLIIDGRKVFTGGLNIANEYRGFHLRMKEGWRDTGIMLRGPIAPALFRIFMATWKTWGGGNIPLPDVVPSQGVPPSPDNNLPVIPIFASSAKGRRKMRKLLYYSFRNARASIRLTTAYFTPSRRMIDTLEESVQRGVDVRLLLPGISDVPAARYAGRASFSRLLRAGVKISTYQGEVLHAKTSVFDGYWSIVGSANLDFLSLRRNDEGNVGILDEGFGRKMNAVFEDDLTRSTEIREEDWAGRPLREKIKERFFVLFRRRL; via the coding sequence GTGGGATTTCAGTCTGTGACGCTCGCCTTTGACAGACGCTCCATAGAAAGCATATCTGATAATACCTTCGTGCCGGGCAACAGCGTCACGCTTCTCCATAAAACCCGGGATTCTTTCAACGCCATTTTTGACGCCATCAGGGAGGCGAGGGATGTTATCTGTCTTCAGTTCTACATCTTCAGAAATGACGAAACCGGCACCGAAGTAGCCGACCTTCTCAAGGAAAAAGCCAAGGCGGGAGTAAGGGTCTATCTGCTCTATGACCATTTTGGTTCTTTCGGGACTCCCGCCTCCTTTTGGAAGGGCCTCGAAAAGGCCGGGATAAGCATTAGGGCCTCGAGGCCCTTTAAATGGTCATCACCCTTTCATTACGTACAGCGCGACCACCGGAAGCTCCTTATCATAGACGGAAGAAAGGTCTTTACGGGTGGACTCAACATAGCCAACGAATACCGTGGTTTCCATCTGAGGATGAAAGAGGGATGGAGAGATACGGGCATCATGCTTCGAGGCCCCATCGCTCCCGCACTATTCAGAATATTCATGGCCACATGGAAGACGTGGGGAGGAGGTAACATACCACTCCCTGATGTCGTTCCTTCTCAAGGAGTCCCCCCCTCCCCTGATAATAACCTGCCTGTCATCCCGATTTTTGCCTCTTCGGCAAAGGGCAGGAGAAAGATGCGGAAACTGCTCTATTACAGCTTCAGGAATGCGAGAGCGAGCATACGCCTGACAACGGCATATTTCACTCCGAGCAGAAGAATGATCGACACCCTCGAAGAGTCTGTTCAGAGAGGAGTGGACGTCAGATTGCTCCTCCCGGGGATCAGTGATGTCCCCGCCGCCCGCTACGCAGGAAGGGCCTCCTTTTCACGTCTCCTCAGGGCGGGTGTGAAGATCTCTACCTACCAAGGTGAAGTCCTTCACGCAAAGACCTCGGTCTTCGATGGTTACTGGAGCATTGTTGGATCGGCAAATCTTGATTTCCTGTCCCTCCGTCGCAATGACGAGGGAAATGTCGGCATCCTCGACGAAGGTTTCGGAAGGAAGATGAATGCGGTTTTTGAAGATGATCTTACGCGCTCCACGGAAATACGTGAAGAGGATTGGGCCGGGAGACCTCTCCGTGAAAAGATCAAGGAGAGATTCTTTGTCCTCTTCAGGAGGAGACTGTAG
- the nifH gene encoding nitrogenase iron protein — protein MMRQIAIYGKGGIGKSTTTQNTVAALAEAGYRCMIVGCDPKADATRLILNRKAQSTVMDMARERGTVEDLEIDEVLLHGFKGVKCAESGGPEPGVGCAGRGVITAINFLEENGAYDAETDFVFYDVLGDVVCGGFAMPIREGKAKEIYIVTSGEMMAMYAANNISRGILKYAQSGGVRLGGLICNSRKTDKEYELISELAKRLNTQMIHFVPRDNQVQRAELRRMTVIEYSPDHPQADEYRALAKKMAENKNLVIPTPLSMDELEALLMDFGILDNEPAAA, from the coding sequence ATGATGAGACAGATAGCTATTTATGGAAAAGGCGGAATAGGCAAGTCAACGACGACACAGAATACGGTAGCCGCGCTCGCAGAGGCAGGATATAGATGCATGATCGTGGGATGTGATCCCAAGGCGGATGCCACACGGCTCATTTTGAACCGCAAGGCCCAGTCAACGGTCATGGATATGGCCCGGGAGCGCGGCACGGTGGAGGATCTCGAAATCGACGAAGTGCTTCTCCATGGCTTCAAGGGTGTGAAGTGCGCTGAGTCGGGAGGTCCTGAGCCCGGTGTTGGCTGTGCAGGACGCGGCGTTATCACCGCAATCAACTTTCTTGAGGAAAACGGCGCGTATGATGCTGAAACAGACTTTGTCTTCTATGACGTGCTGGGTGATGTTGTATGCGGTGGGTTTGCCATGCCCATACGGGAAGGCAAGGCAAAGGAGATCTACATCGTCACGTCAGGAGAGATGATGGCGATGTACGCGGCCAACAACATCTCGCGGGGAATTCTCAAGTATGCCCAGAGCGGCGGGGTGAGACTCGGCGGCCTTATCTGTAACAGCAGAAAAACAGATAAGGAATATGAACTCATTTCAGAGCTTGCCAAGAGGCTGAACACCCAGATGATCCATTTTGTGCCAAGGGACAATCAGGTCCAGAGGGCTGAGTTGAGAAGGATGACGGTCATCGAGTATTCGCCGGACCATCCACAGGCCGATGAGTACAGGGCCCTCGCAAAAAAGATGGCCGAGAACAAGAATCTCGTAATCCCTACACCTCTGAGCATGGACGAACTTGAAGCCCTTCTCATGGACTTCGGCATCCTGGACAACGAACCGGCGGCGGCATAA
- the nifD gene encoding nitrogenase molybdenum-iron protein alpha chain, which translates to MSSAIKDTQNMIEEVLDAYPEKAKKDRAKHLAANDPSGQCSACQVKSNIKSRPGVMTVRGCAYAGAKGVVWGPVKDQITISHGPIGCGQYSWWSRRNYYNGQTGIDTFGTMHITTDFQEKDIVYGGDKNLDAALHELKELFPLAKSIGILSECPVGLIGDDIEAVSKKVGKEFGCPIVPVRCEGFRGVSQSLGHHIANDTIRDYVLGKGTLEKTTPYDVALVGDYNIGGDAWASRKMLEEMGLRVIAQWTGDASINELGIAHKAKLNLIHCYRSMNYICRHMEEQYGIPWVEFNFFGPTKIYQSLRKIASYFDDAIKERTEKMIEKYKPHMDEVIAEFRPRLEGKKVMLYVGGLRPRHTIGAYEDLGMEVVASGYEFGHNDDYKRTYPEMKEGAVIMDDATLYELEEFTRRLRPDMVGSGIKEKYSYHKMGVPFRQMHSWDYSGPYHGFDGFPVFARDMDMTVNSPTWSLIRRKR; encoded by the coding sequence GTGAGCAGCGCAATAAAAGATACGCAGAATATGATAGAGGAGGTTCTCGATGCATACCCTGAGAAGGCGAAGAAGGACAGGGCAAAGCACCTCGCAGCCAATGATCCCAGCGGCCAGTGCAGTGCCTGCCAGGTAAAGTCGAACATAAAGTCCCGTCCGGGAGTGATGACCGTGAGGGGCTGCGCATACGCAGGTGCAAAGGGAGTGGTTTGGGGGCCGGTAAAGGATCAAATAACGATCAGTCATGGTCCCATCGGGTGTGGCCAATACAGCTGGTGGTCGAGAAGGAATTACTACAACGGCCAGACCGGCATCGACACCTTCGGCACGATGCATATCACCACCGACTTCCAGGAGAAAGACATCGTATACGGCGGGGATAAAAACCTCGATGCGGCGCTCCACGAACTGAAGGAGCTCTTCCCTCTCGCAAAAAGCATAGGTATTCTCTCCGAATGCCCCGTTGGGCTCATCGGTGACGACATCGAGGCCGTCTCCAAGAAGGTGGGAAAGGAGTTCGGATGTCCCATTGTTCCTGTCCGCTGTGAAGGGTTCAGGGGTGTGAGTCAGTCCCTCGGCCACCACATTGCGAATGACACCATCAGGGACTATGTGCTGGGCAAGGGCACTCTCGAAAAGACGACTCCCTATGATGTTGCACTCGTCGGTGATTACAACATCGGCGGAGATGCCTGGGCCTCGAGAAAGATGCTGGAGGAGATGGGGCTGCGGGTCATTGCCCAGTGGACAGGGGACGCATCGATAAACGAACTCGGAATCGCACACAAGGCAAAGCTGAACCTCATCCACTGCTACCGTTCCATGAACTATATCTGCAGGCACATGGAAGAACAGTACGGCATTCCCTGGGTTGAGTTCAACTTTTTCGGCCCGACAAAGATATACCAGAGCTTACGGAAGATCGCCTCATATTTCGATGACGCCATCAAGGAGAGGACAGAGAAGATGATCGAGAAGTACAAGCCCCATATGGATGAGGTCATCGCGGAATTCCGGCCACGGCTCGAGGGGAAAAAGGTGATGCTCTATGTCGGTGGGTTGAGGCCGAGGCATACGATCGGCGCCTATGAAGACCTGGGCATGGAGGTTGTCGCATCGGGATATGAGTTCGGTCACAACGATGACTACAAGAGGACCTACCCAGAGATGAAGGAAGGCGCCGTCATCATGGATGATGCGACCCTCTACGAGCTTGAAGAGTTTACGAGGAGGCTCAGGCCTGACATGGTTGGCTCAGGCATCAAGGAAAAGTACTCCTATCACAAGATGGGCGTGCCCTTCAGGCAGATGCACTCCTGGGACTACTCAGGCCCCTATCACGGGTTTGACGGCTTCCCGGTTTTTGCGCGGGATATGGACATGACGGTGAACAGTCCGACATGGAGTCTCATACGGAGGAAGAGATGA